Proteins from a genomic interval of Phenylobacterium sp. LH3H17:
- a CDS encoding ribonucleotide reductase, which yields MRSETARIERRLLERAASVAEVLAPASWTDARVEAWLDWLDETSDLPAALFRYAEDLVQRGDVAGLFDSARSRGGFRRDLGAAMLSGQMAISAPRLGQRMPLVQAADGEFAGALVTLRAEHRGRAMARAAMRELTGRLQAVMDAILRCEGDPAACADVRANASLARAAEAARAAGATDAMILDAVALARAGEHDWSALEPVFSDVDGLELVCVGGEEPDPRLAVAAWETGAVAAVFSAEAGQAVARGWGGVRGALNVLAFGAGQDFDAPGFDAAVALLGVALAAAADDRPVALGLAGVADWLVAQGLAYDSPAGRSATQELYRRASSALISSGVKLSGGLAVFDDPELALRLGGVGASAAPWLGPITVAETEDGAIARVLSEASLQGLTVLGGDIAQARAHLLGRLDLSEAPGVSHAALHAKGFTDHEIAAAEAALPFATRLSDAFAAIDAGFLCDVLGATDADLADPSFDVLKLAGFSDAEVASAEEYALGSGALAEAEFLTPAQQAVFRTADDLGPAPYFSLLAAIQPALSAPAMPDLELEWDTTPADARALMSAAARAGVAAIRVRRAPPPADLSLDLPRASEPPPRAARDAGPDAQERPAAERIVERIVERDRTRRKLPDRRKGYIQKAAVGGHKVYLHTGEYDDGELGEIFIDMHKEGAAFRSLMNNFAIGISIGLQYGVPLEEFVDAFVFTRFEPAGPVTGNDSVRSATSILDYIFRELGVSYLARDDLANADPGELNADGLGRGKLDDAEEHPGEPQPASHFISRGFARGAAPDNLVFLPSAKERGQPPNALEADVCAACGDVAVVRKGASLICETCGVRADGHGGDMTG from the coding sequence ATGCGTAGCGAGACGGCGAGGATCGAGCGACGGCTTCTGGAGCGCGCCGCGAGCGTCGCCGAGGTCCTGGCGCCCGCCTCCTGGACCGACGCGCGGGTCGAGGCCTGGCTCGACTGGCTGGACGAGACTTCCGACCTGCCCGCCGCCCTCTTCCGGTACGCCGAGGACCTGGTCCAGCGCGGCGACGTCGCCGGCCTGTTCGATTCGGCCCGCTCGCGCGGCGGGTTCCGGCGCGACCTGGGCGCGGCCATGCTCTCGGGCCAGATGGCGATCTCCGCGCCCCGGCTCGGCCAGCGCATGCCGCTGGTCCAGGCCGCCGACGGCGAGTTCGCCGGCGCCCTGGTCACCCTGCGGGCCGAACACCGCGGCCGGGCCATGGCGCGCGCGGCCATGCGCGAGCTCACCGGCCGGCTGCAAGCCGTCATGGACGCCATCCTGCGCTGCGAGGGCGACCCGGCCGCTTGCGCCGACGTCCGCGCCAACGCCAGCCTGGCCCGCGCCGCCGAGGCCGCCCGCGCCGCCGGCGCCACTGACGCCATGATCCTGGACGCCGTCGCCCTGGCCCGGGCCGGCGAGCATGACTGGTCCGCACTCGAGCCGGTATTCAGCGACGTCGATGGCCTGGAGCTGGTCTGCGTGGGAGGTGAGGAGCCCGACCCTCGCCTCGCCGTCGCCGCCTGGGAGACTGGGGCTGTCGCCGCGGTGTTCTCCGCCGAGGCCGGCCAGGCCGTGGCCCGCGGCTGGGGCGGAGTACGCGGCGCGCTCAACGTGCTGGCCTTCGGCGCCGGGCAGGATTTCGACGCCCCGGGCTTCGACGCGGCCGTGGCGCTGCTGGGCGTGGCCCTGGCCGCGGCGGCCGACGATCGGCCCGTGGCGCTCGGCCTTGCGGGCGTGGCCGACTGGCTGGTGGCCCAAGGGCTCGCCTATGATTCGCCGGCCGGTCGCAGCGCGACCCAGGAGCTCTATCGCCGGGCGAGTTCGGCCCTGATTTCAAGCGGCGTGAAGCTGAGCGGCGGGCTGGCGGTGTTCGACGATCCGGAGCTGGCCCTGCGCCTAGGGGGCGTGGGCGCCTCGGCCGCGCCCTGGCTCGGGCCGATCACGGTGGCCGAGACCGAGGACGGCGCGATCGCCCGCGTGCTGTCCGAGGCGAGCCTGCAGGGCCTCACCGTCCTGGGCGGCGACATCGCCCAGGCCCGGGCGCATCTGTTGGGCCGCCTCGACCTTTCCGAGGCGCCGGGCGTGAGCCACGCGGCCCTGCACGCCAAGGGCTTCACCGATCACGAGATCGCCGCGGCCGAGGCCGCCCTGCCCTTCGCCACGCGGCTGTCCGACGCCTTCGCCGCCATCGACGCCGGCTTCCTCTGCGACGTGCTGGGCGCCACCGACGCCGACCTGGCCGATCCGTCGTTCGACGTCCTGAAGCTTGCGGGCTTCAGCGACGCCGAGGTGGCCTCGGCCGAGGAGTACGCCCTGGGCTCAGGGGCGCTCGCCGAGGCCGAATTCCTGACTCCAGCCCAGCAGGCGGTGTTCCGCACCGCCGACGATCTGGGTCCCGCGCCCTATTTCTCTCTGTTGGCGGCCATCCAGCCGGCCCTGTCGGCGCCCGCCATGCCGGACCTGGAGCTTGAGTGGGACACCACGCCCGCCGACGCCCGCGCCCTGATGAGCGCCGCGGCCCGGGCCGGCGTGGCCGCGATCCGGGTCCGCCGCGCGCCGCCCCCAGCCGATCTCTCGCTGGACCTGCCAAGGGCCTCCGAGCCGCCGCCGCGCGCCGCGCGCGACGCCGGTCCCGACGCCCAGGAGCGCCCAGCCGCCGAACGGATCGTCGAGCGCATCGTCGAGCGCGACCGCACCCGCCGCAAGCTGCCCGACCGCCGCAAGGGCTATATCCAGAAGGCGGCCGTGGGCGGCCACAAGGTCTATCTTCACACCGGCGAGTACGACGACGGCGAGCTGGGCGAGATCTTCATCGACATGCACAAGGAAGGCGCGGCCTTCCGATCGCTGATGAACAACTTCGCCATCGGCATCTCCATCGGCCTGCAGTACGGCGTGCCGCTGGAAGAGTTCGTCGACGCCTTCGTGTTCACGCGCTTCGAGCCGGCCGGTCCGGTCACCGGCAACGACTCGGTACGTTCGGCGACCTCGATCCTCGACTACATCTTCCGCGAACTGGGCGTGTCGTACCTGGCGCGCGACGACCTCGCCAACGCCGACCCAGGGGAGCTGAACGCCGACGGCCTGGGACGCGGCAAGCTGGACGACGCCGAGGAGCACCCCGGCGAACCCCAGCCCGCCAGCCACTTCATCTCCCGCGGCTTCGCCCGCGGCGCCGCTCCAGACAACCTGGTCTTCCTGCCCTCGGCGAAGGAACGCGGCCAGCCGCCGAATGCGCTGGAGGCCGACGTCTGCGCCGCCTGCGGCGATGTGGCCGTTGTGCGCAAGGGCGCCAGTCTGATCTGCGAGACCTGCGGCGTGCGGGCGGACGGCCACGGCGGGGACATGACCGGCTAG
- a CDS encoding NADH:ubiquinone oxidoreductase subunit NDUFA12 has translation MLKDLFTWWNGATIGIRFTVGRRGVFIGQDENGNKYYEAKDTKDSYDGRKRRWVIFDGYAEASKVSPDWHGWLHHTFDEPPTLEPLKRQAWERDHIPNLTGTVHAWRPKGSIARGGERQKATGDYEAWRPE, from the coding sequence GTGCTCAAAGATCTCTTCACCTGGTGGAACGGCGCGACCATCGGCATCCGTTTCACCGTGGGTCGTCGCGGCGTCTTCATCGGCCAGGACGAGAACGGCAACAAATATTACGAAGCCAAGGACACCAAGGATTCCTATGACGGCCGCAAGCGCCGCTGGGTGATCTTCGACGGCTATGCCGAGGCCTCCAAGGTCTCGCCCGACTGGCACGGCTGGCTGCACCACACCTTCGACGAGCCCCCCACCCTCGAGCCGCTGAAGCGCCAGGCCTGGGAGCGGGACCACATCCCCAACCTGACCGGCACGGTCCACGCCTGGCGTCCCAAGGGCTCCATCGCCCGCGGCGGCGAGCGGCAGAAGGCGACGGGCGACTACGAGGCCTGGCGGCCGGAATAG
- a CDS encoding DUF2155 domain-containing protein — translation MVRRSILAGLAALGAIAAAGIVVAQPAPAPPPVQPPPLAVPPPTPDAAPAEEAPPVQVAAPPPIVTPPIEATEVAPAPAPKAQVAAKPAEAAIKRARYDVAVIQALDKVTAESMRFEAAVGKPVRYKNLVFTVKACERSADDEAVEDSMVHLTVESQPRPAPGKPVPPPRQAFRGWMYAASPGLNPLEHPVYDAWLITCRAAAPPPTAQR, via the coding sequence ATGGTGCGGCGTTCGATCCTCGCGGGCCTGGCGGCCCTGGGCGCGATCGCCGCGGCCGGGATCGTCGTGGCCCAGCCCGCGCCGGCCCCGCCGCCCGTCCAGCCTCCGCCGCTGGCCGTGCCGCCGCCGACCCCCGACGCCGCGCCCGCCGAGGAGGCGCCGCCGGTGCAGGTGGCCGCGCCGCCCCCGATCGTCACGCCGCCTATCGAGGCCACTGAAGTGGCTCCCGCGCCGGCCCCCAAGGCCCAGGTCGCGGCCAAGCCCGCGGAAGCCGCCATCAAGCGCGCCCGCTACGACGTCGCGGTGATCCAGGCCCTGGACAAGGTGACCGCCGAATCCATGCGCTTCGAGGCCGCGGTCGGCAAACCCGTACGCTACAAGAACCTGGTGTTCACGGTGAAGGCCTGTGAGCGCTCGGCAGACGACGAGGCGGTGGAGGACTCCATGGTCCACCTGACAGTGGAATCCCAGCCGCGCCCCGCGCCGGGCAAGCCCGTCCCGCCGCCCCGCCAGGCCTTCCGAGGCTGGATGTACGCCGCCTCGCCGGGCCTGAACCCGCTGGAGCATCCGGTCTACGACGCCTGGCTGATCACCTGCAGGGCCGCGGCTCCGCCGCCCACCGCGCAGCGCTGA
- the aat gene encoding leucyl/phenylalanyl-tRNA--protein transferase: MSGRFGAQELLDCYARGVFPMADAREDERVFLIDPEKRGVLPLAGFHVSRRLARTVRAEPFEIRIDTAFSQVVELCAAATPGRAETWINGVIERLYGELFERGHAHSVECWKDGRLVGGLYGVSLAGAFFGESMFSRATDASKVALVHLVARLIADGFVLLDAQFMTEHLTQFGAEEIPRAEYRRRLGRALAREAKFQRCAVGGGAAALQVISQAS, encoded by the coding sequence ATGAGCGGCCGGTTCGGGGCGCAGGAGCTGCTGGATTGCTACGCGCGCGGCGTCTTTCCCATGGCCGACGCGCGGGAGGACGAGCGGGTCTTCCTGATCGATCCCGAGAAGCGCGGGGTCCTGCCGCTGGCGGGTTTCCACGTCTCGCGCCGCCTGGCCCGGACCGTCCGCGCCGAGCCCTTCGAGATCCGCATCGACACCGCCTTCAGCCAGGTGGTCGAGCTCTGCGCGGCCGCCACGCCGGGTCGAGCAGAGACCTGGATCAACGGGGTGATCGAGCGCCTGTACGGCGAGCTGTTCGAAAGGGGCCACGCCCATTCGGTCGAATGCTGGAAGGACGGCCGCCTGGTCGGCGGACTCTACGGCGTGTCGCTGGCCGGCGCCTTCTTTGGCGAAAGCATGTTCTCACGGGCGACCGACGCCTCGAAAGTGGCTCTGGTCCACCTGGTCGCGCGGCTGATCGCCGACGGCTTCGTCCTGCTGGACGCCCAGTTCATGACCGAGCACCTGACCCAGTTCGGCGCCGAGGAGATCCCGCGTGCTGAATACCGCCGAAGGCTGGGCCGCGCGCTGGCCCGCGAGGCCAAGTTTCAGCGCTGCGCGGTGGGCGGCGGAGCCGCGGCCCTGCAGGTGATCAGCCAGGCGTCGTAG
- the accC gene encoding acetyl-CoA carboxylase biotin carboxylase subunit yields the protein MFEKILIANRGEIALRVHRACKEMGISTVAVHSEADAGAMWVRLADESVCIGPAPAAKSYLNIPSIIAAAEITGAQAIHPGYGFLSENARFAEIVTAHGFTFIGPKAEHIKMMGDKITAKQAVRDVGIPVVPGSDGAVTTEEEAFAAAKEIGFPVLIKAAAGGGGRGMKVAQNQDELYEAVSTARAEARAAFGDDAVYMERYLQTPRHIELQVIADSFGNVCHLGERDCSLQRRHQKVLEEAPSPVIDAAARAKIGKVVVDAIKAIGYLGVGTIEFLYENGEFFFIEMNTRLQVEHPVTEAITGIDLVREQIRIAAGMPLSFKQEDVVFEGHAIECRINAENPKTFVPSPGLVTDFHAPGGLGVRLDSALYAGYTVPPYYDSLIGKLIVHGRDREECIARLNRCLGEMVVGGIETSIPLFQELLQQPDILAGKYDIHWLERWMKAQSEA from the coding sequence ATGTTCGAGAAAATCCTCATCGCCAATCGCGGCGAGATCGCCCTGCGGGTCCACCGGGCCTGCAAGGAAATGGGCATCTCCACGGTGGCGGTCCATTCCGAGGCCGACGCCGGCGCCATGTGGGTGCGGCTGGCCGACGAGAGTGTCTGCATCGGCCCGGCCCCGGCGGCCAAGTCCTATCTGAACATACCCTCGATCATCGCGGCGGCGGAGATCACCGGGGCTCAGGCGATCCATCCAGGCTACGGATTCCTTTCGGAAAACGCGCGCTTCGCCGAGATCGTCACCGCCCACGGCTTCACCTTCATCGGCCCCAAGGCCGAGCACATCAAGATGATGGGCGACAAGATCACCGCCAAGCAGGCGGTGAGGGACGTGGGCATCCCCGTTGTGCCCGGCTCCGACGGCGCCGTGACCACTGAGGAGGAGGCCTTTGCGGCCGCCAAGGAGATCGGCTTCCCGGTGCTGATCAAGGCCGCCGCCGGAGGCGGGGGGCGCGGCATGAAGGTCGCCCAGAACCAGGACGAGCTCTACGAGGCGGTCTCGACCGCCCGCGCCGAGGCTCGCGCGGCCTTCGGCGACGACGCGGTCTATATGGAGCGCTACCTCCAGACCCCGCGCCATATCGAGTTGCAGGTGATCGCCGACAGCTTCGGCAATGTCTGCCACCTGGGCGAACGCGACTGCTCCCTGCAGCGCCGCCACCAAAAGGTGCTGGAAGAAGCCCCCTCCCCGGTCATCGACGCCGCGGCCCGCGCCAAGATCGGCAAGGTGGTGGTCGATGCGATCAAGGCCATCGGCTATCTGGGCGTGGGCACCATCGAGTTCCTGTACGAGAACGGCGAGTTCTTCTTCATCGAGATGAACACCCGCCTGCAGGTGGAGCACCCGGTCACCGAAGCGATCACCGGCATCGACCTGGTCCGCGAACAGATCCGAATCGCCGCCGGGATGCCCCTGTCGTTCAAGCAGGAGGACGTGGTCTTCGAGGGCCACGCGATCGAGTGCCGGATCAACGCCGAGAACCCGAAGACCTTCGTCCCCTCGCCGGGCCTGGTCACCGACTTCCACGCCCCTGGCGGCCTGGGCGTGCGGCTCGATAGCGCCCTCTACGCCGGCTATACCGTCCCGCCCTACTACGACAGCCTGATCGGCAAGCTCATCGTTCACGGCCGCGACCGCGAGGAGTGCATCGCGCGCCTCAATCGCTGCCTGGGCGAGATGGTGGTCGGCGGCATCGAGACCTCGATCCCCCTGTTCCAGGAGCTGCTGCAGCAGCCTGACATCCTGGCCGGCAAGTACGACATCCACTGGCTGGAACGATGGATGAAGGCCCAGTCAGAGGCGTAG
- the accB gene encoding acetyl-CoA carboxylase biotin carboxyl carrier protein, producing MASSPKAPADPIDARLVRKLADILTDTGLSEIEVERDGLKIRVAKTLTSAPIHYAAAPAPAAHAAPAAAPAAEAAPAPAAETRSKADTINSPMVGTIYLQPQPDAPAFIKVGDTVAVGQTLMIVEAMKTMNPIPATKAGRVVEILVEDGQPVEFGEPLVVVE from the coding sequence ATGGCTAGCAGTCCCAAGGCTCCTGCCGATCCGATCGACGCGCGTCTGGTGCGCAAACTGGCCGACATCCTCACCGACACCGGCCTCTCGGAAATCGAAGTCGAGCGTGACGGACTGAAGATTCGCGTCGCCAAGACCCTGACGTCGGCGCCGATCCACTATGCGGCGGCTCCCGCGCCGGCCGCTCACGCGGCTCCCGCGGCGGCTCCGGCCGCCGAGGCGGCCCCCGCGCCTGCGGCGGAAACGCGCAGCAAGGCCGACACCATCAACTCCCCGATGGTCGGCACCATCTACCTGCAGCCCCAGCCGGACGCTCCGGCGTTCATCAAGGTGGGCGACACAGTCGCTGTCGGTCAGACCCTGATGATCGTCGAGGCGATGAAGACCATGAACCCGATCCCGGCGACCAAGGCCGGCAGGGTGGTGGAGATCCTCGTCGAGGATGGGCAGCCGGTCGAGTTCGGCGAGCCGCTCGTCGTCGTCGAGTAG
- a CDS encoding type II 3-dehydroquinate dehydratase: MSKPIYVLSGPNLNLLGVREPEIYGKETLDDVRTRCERRAGALGHAIVFRQSNHEGELIDWVQEARLEACALVINPAGYGHTSVALLDALKTLDIPVIECHLSNPAAREAFRRETYVSLAATGVVSGFGGASYELAVEAAAGLVR; encoded by the coding sequence ATGTCGAAACCGATCTATGTGCTTAGCGGACCGAACCTCAACCTCCTGGGGGTCCGAGAGCCGGAGATTTACGGAAAAGAGACCCTGGACGACGTCCGCACCCGATGCGAGCGACGTGCGGGCGCGCTGGGCCACGCCATCGTCTTCCGTCAATCCAACCACGAGGGCGAGCTGATCGACTGGGTCCAGGAGGCCCGTCTCGAGGCTTGCGCCCTGGTGATCAACCCCGCGGGCTACGGCCACACCTCAGTCGCCCTGCTGGATGCATTGAAAACACTGGATATTCCAGTTATCGAGTGCCACCTCTCAAACCCTGCGGCGCGCGAGGCGTTCCGCCGCGAAACCTATGTCTCGCTGGCCGCGACCGGAGTGGTCTCCGGCTTCGGCGGGGCGAGTTATGAACTGGCCGTCGAGGCCGCCGCGGGCCTCGTCCGCTAG
- the thiS gene encoding sulfur carrier protein ThiS, translating to MTLTINGEERAFGSLSSIAALVAELGLDARKVAVERNLEIVPRSAYGATALADGDRIEIVHFIGGG from the coding sequence ATGACTTTGACTATCAACGGCGAGGAAAGGGCCTTCGGAAGCCTGTCCAGCATCGCCGCCCTGGTGGCGGAGCTGGGCCTCGACGCGCGCAAGGTGGCGGTCGAACGCAACCTGGAAATCGTACCGCGCTCGGCCTATGGCGCCACCGCGCTCGCCGACGGCGACCGTATCGAGATCGTGCACTTTATCGGAGGCGGCTGA
- a CDS encoding thiazole synthase produces the protein MDGSVHNQDTWTVAGRTFTSRLIVGTGKYKDYAENAAAAEAAGAEIVTVALRRVNLSDPSQPMLVDHVKPDRFTFLPNTAGCFTGEEAVRTLRLAREAGGWDLVKLEVLSDPNLLYPDMEETLRALKMLIAEDFQVMVYCTDDPVFARKLEDAGAAAIMPLAAPIGSGLGILNAVNLKIIIDQTKVPVLVDAGLGTASDATLAMELGCDAVLMNTAISNAKDPIRMARAMKHAVIAGREAFLAGRMPKKVFGEASSPTTGLI, from the coding sequence ATGGACGGGTCGGTTCACAACCAGGACACTTGGACGGTCGCCGGCCGCACCTTCACCTCGCGGCTGATCGTGGGCACCGGCAAGTACAAGGACTATGCGGAGAACGCGGCGGCAGCCGAGGCGGCGGGCGCCGAGATCGTCACTGTAGCGCTGCGCCGCGTGAACCTCAGTGATCCCAGCCAGCCCATGCTGGTCGACCATGTGAAGCCCGACCGCTTCACCTTCCTGCCCAACACGGCCGGTTGCTTCACCGGCGAGGAGGCGGTTCGCACCCTGCGCCTGGCGCGCGAAGCCGGGGGCTGGGATCTGGTCAAGCTGGAGGTGCTGTCGGACCCCAACCTGCTCTATCCCGACATGGAAGAGACCCTGCGCGCGCTGAAGATGCTGATCGCCGAGGACTTCCAGGTGATGGTCTATTGCACCGACGACCCGGTCTTCGCCCGTAAGCTGGAAGACGCCGGCGCGGCGGCCATCATGCCGCTGGCCGCTCCGATCGGGTCGGGCCTGGGCATCCTCAATGCGGTGAACCTGAAGATCATCATCGACCAGACCAAGGTCCCGGTGCTGGTGGACGCGGGCCTTGGCACCGCCTCGGACGCGACGCTCGCCATGGAGCTCGGCTGCGACGCCGTGCTGATGAACACCGCCATCTCCAACGCCAAGGACCCGATCCGCATGGCGCGGGCCATGAAGCACGCGGTGATCGCCGGGCGCGAAGCCTTCCTGGCCGGCCGCATGCCCAAGAAGGTGTTCGGCGAAGCCTCCTCGCCGACGACAGGACTGATCTGA